The following proteins are encoded in a genomic region of Thermococcus pacificus:
- a CDS encoding KH domain-containing protein: MKDRLEKMLNVKILEMEELEDKIIVYVPKDQVRIAVGSGGAAVKAAELVIGRKIEVVGR, from the coding sequence ATGAAGGACAGGCTGGAAAAGATGCTCAACGTCAAAATCCTGGAAATGGAAGAGCTTGAGGACAAAATTATCGTCTACGTTCCAAAGGACCAGGTTAGAATCGCCGTCGGGAGCGGAGGAGCCGCGGTTAAGGCGGCCGAGCTCGTTATCGGCAGGAAGATTGAAGTAGTTGGCAGGTAA
- a CDS encoding arsenate reductase ArsC translates to MEKKLILFVCVKNSARSQMAEAFFNYFNDDPRFRAMSAGTEPAEDIDPLARKVMEEIGISLEGQYPKLYTEEMADKAYLVITMGCLDKCPYAPPEKTWDWGLEDPYGKPIEKYREVRDEIKRRVLKLIEDLKAGKSREEIIGKKSLFSIS, encoded by the coding sequence ATGGAGAAGAAGCTCATACTCTTCGTCTGTGTCAAGAACTCAGCGAGGAGCCAGATGGCAGAGGCGTTCTTCAATTACTTCAACGACGACCCGCGCTTTAGGGCCATGAGCGCCGGCACAGAACCGGCCGAGGACATAGACCCGCTCGCGAGGAAGGTCATGGAGGAAATCGGTATCTCCCTCGAGGGACAGTATCCAAAGCTCTACACGGAGGAGATGGCGGATAAGGCCTACCTCGTGATAACGATGGGCTGTCTCGACAAATGCCCCTATGCTCCTCCCGAGAAGACCTGGGACTGGGGGCTTGAGGATCCTTATGGTAAGCCGATTGAGAAGTATCGGGAGGTTCGGGACGAGATAAAGAGGCGCGTCTTAAAGCTCATCGAGGACTTGAAGGCCGGAAAGAGCAGGGAGGAGATAATAGGAAAGAAGAGTCTTTTCAGCATCTCTTAA
- a CDS encoding mannose-1-phosphate guanylyltransferase/mannose-6-phosphate isomerase, with product MKTLILAGGKGTRLWPLSRELMPKQFVRFLDGESLFQKTVKRALKFSKPGEIFIVTNRKYKFRVLDDLSELGVEVPEENLLLEPVGKNTLPAIYWGAKRIEETFGDSIAAVLPSDHLIDAGEAYERAFRNAEKLAREHLVTFGIKPTKPHTGYGYIRPGEALREGDDILGYRVGEFKEKPDLETAKRYVEEGYYWNSGMFAFNTGVFLDEVKKHAPEVAKAFEEESIEKAYELAPDISIDYGVMEKTDKAAVVPLNTYWNDLGSFDAIYDVLEKDEDGNAVVMKGKKTYHIGVNSKNNLIMAERLTATVGVEDLIIIDTDDALLVAHRGEGQRVKEVYKRLKERNDERALVHRTAYRPWGSYTVLEEGERYKIKRLTVLPGKKLSLQMHYHRSEHWVVVRGTAKVRVGDEEILLRPGESTFIPAGVIHRLENPGKVVLEVIETQIGEYLGEDDIVRFEDDFGRG from the coding sequence ATGAAGACGCTGATTCTCGCCGGTGGAAAGGGGACGAGACTCTGGCCCCTCAGCAGGGAGCTGATGCCCAAGCAGTTCGTCCGCTTCCTCGATGGGGAGAGCCTCTTCCAGAAGACCGTAAAGAGGGCGCTCAAATTCTCGAAGCCCGGAGAAATCTTCATAGTCACGAACCGGAAGTACAAATTCCGCGTTTTAGACGATCTGAGCGAACTGGGCGTTGAAGTGCCTGAGGAGAACCTTCTTCTCGAACCGGTTGGAAAGAACACCCTTCCGGCGATATACTGGGGGGCAAAGCGCATTGAGGAGACCTTTGGGGACTCCATCGCTGCGGTTCTCCCGAGTGACCATCTCATCGACGCCGGGGAGGCCTACGAGAGGGCATTCAGGAACGCGGAGAAGCTCGCCAGGGAGCACCTCGTAACCTTCGGCATAAAGCCGACTAAACCCCACACGGGCTACGGCTACATCAGGCCCGGGGAGGCCCTTAGAGAAGGGGATGACATTCTCGGCTACCGTGTCGGCGAGTTCAAGGAGAAGCCAGACCTTGAAACGGCCAAGCGCTACGTTGAGGAGGGCTACTACTGGAACAGCGGCATGTTCGCGTTCAACACGGGAGTTTTCCTGGATGAGGTGAAGAAGCACGCCCCGGAAGTTGCGAAGGCCTTCGAGGAGGAGAGCATAGAGAAGGCCTACGAGCTGGCCCCGGATATAAGCATAGACTATGGGGTCATGGAGAAGACCGACAAAGCGGCGGTAGTTCCCCTCAACACCTACTGGAACGACCTGGGAAGCTTCGACGCGATCTACGACGTGCTTGAGAAGGACGAAGATGGAAACGCCGTCGTGATGAAGGGCAAGAAAACCTACCACATTGGGGTAAACTCGAAGAACAACCTCATAATGGCCGAAAGATTGACGGCAACTGTCGGCGTGGAGGATTTGATAATCATCGATACTGATGATGCCCTCTTAGTGGCCCACCGCGGTGAGGGGCAGAGGGTTAAGGAGGTTTACAAGCGCCTGAAGGAGCGGAATGATGAGCGGGCGCTTGTGCACAGAACCGCTTACAGGCCGTGGGGAAGCTACACGGTCCTTGAGGAGGGCGAGCGCTACAAGATAAAGCGCCTCACCGTTCTGCCGGGCAAGAAGCTGTCGCTCCAGATGCACTACCACAGGAGCGAGCACTGGGTCGTGGTGAGAGGAACCGCCAAAGTCCGCGTCGGGGACGAGGAGATACTCCTAAGGCCCGGTGAGAGCACCTTCATCCCGGCAGGAGTTATTCACCGCCTTGAAAACCCGGGAAAAGTTGTTCTTGAAGTTATCGAGACCCAGATCGGTGAATACCTAGGTGAGGACGACATAGTCCGCTTTGAGGACGATTTCGGGAGGGGTTGA
- a CDS encoding tetratricopeptide repeat protein, producing the protein MEEILKAIEERNCKKVAELLYHKVDELGDEELKEVLEKAKKLALECEDFELYKLTIYYFHELLGIDMVNEFEKLAEEKDTFEAKFELADLYYLLGELEKSLDLYRALLEEETAKGNVENVAKVYYSMALIHEELQEYEKALELMDRAEEIYRDLGDEEQLLRVGIHRAYVLFESGEVYEAKAMLAGLLPKVLDKKDLLVELHLSFEEIFEDDENYDAALQECLYALIHAKGTDYEDVAFGSLMDVLWQLFLEDDFETVYLNIDMFARAFPDMKDFFEAVKAIALYKDGKMSEEEVSKYIEKVTDQRQIDLLEFLGEAEL; encoded by the coding sequence ATGGAAGAGATCCTGAAGGCGATTGAGGAGAGGAACTGCAAAAAAGTTGCAGAACTTCTGTACCACAAGGTTGACGAGCTGGGCGACGAGGAGCTGAAAGAGGTCCTTGAAAAGGCCAAAAAGCTCGCCCTGGAATGTGAGGACTTTGAACTCTACAAGCTCACCATTTACTACTTCCACGAGCTTCTCGGAATAGACATGGTAAATGAGTTCGAGAAGCTTGCCGAGGAGAAGGACACTTTTGAGGCCAAGTTCGAGCTGGCTGACCTTTACTACCTTCTCGGGGAGCTGGAGAAGTCCCTGGACCTCTACCGCGCGCTTCTGGAGGAGGAGACGGCCAAGGGCAACGTGGAGAACGTGGCCAAGGTCTACTACAGCATGGCCCTCATCCACGAGGAGCTCCAGGAGTACGAGAAGGCCCTTGAACTCATGGACAGAGCGGAGGAGATATACCGCGACCTTGGGGACGAGGAGCAGCTCCTCAGGGTGGGGATTCACAGGGCTTACGTGCTCTTTGAGAGCGGCGAGGTCTATGAAGCGAAGGCCATGCTCGCCGGCTTGCTCCCGAAAGTCCTCGATAAGAAGGACCTGCTCGTTGAGCTCCACCTGAGCTTCGAGGAGATATTCGAGGACGACGAGAACTACGATGCCGCCCTGCAGGAGTGCCTCTACGCCCTAATCCACGCGAAGGGAACGGATTACGAGGACGTAGCCTTCGGCTCGCTCATGGACGTCCTCTGGCAGCTCTTCCTTGAGGATGACTTCGAGACGGTCTACCTTAACATCGACATGTTCGCAAGGGCCTTCCCGGACATGAAGGACTTCTTCGAGGCGGTGAAGGCGATAGCCCTCTACAAGGACGGCAAGATGTCTGAGGAAGAGGTAAGCAAATACATCGAGAAGGTTACGGATCAGAGACAGATAGACCTGCTGGAGTTCCTCGGGGAAGCGGAGCTTTAG
- a CDS encoding universal stress protein → MFRKVLLPTDFSEGYCRAVLQFERMNEMRVGEVILLHVVDEGTLEELMDGYSLFYGDEEKELKDIEERLKEVAMEKLLERMDEIKRAFRAEKVTPMVRFGVPWEEIVKVAEEEDVSLIILPSHGKLGFSHESLGSTTMRVLKKTKRPVLLIKTHEEV, encoded by the coding sequence ATGTTTAGAAAGGTGCTCCTCCCAACGGATTTCAGCGAGGGGTACTGCAGGGCGGTGCTCCAGTTTGAGAGGATGAATGAGATGAGGGTTGGGGAGGTCATCCTCCTCCACGTGGTCGACGAGGGAACCCTTGAAGAGCTCATGGACGGCTACTCGCTCTTCTACGGGGACGAGGAAAAGGAGCTCAAGGACATCGAGGAGAGACTGAAAGAAGTTGCCATGGAGAAGCTCCTTGAGAGAATGGACGAGATCAAGAGGGCCTTCAGGGCTGAGAAGGTCACCCCAATGGTCCGCTTCGGCGTCCCCTGGGAGGAGATAGTTAAGGTCGCTGAAGAGGAGGACGTCTCCCTCATCATCCTCCCGAGCCACGGGAAGCTCGGATTCTCCCACGAATCCCTTGGCTCGACCACAATGCGCGTGCTGAAGAAGACGAAACGGCCCGTTCTGCTGATAAAAACCCACGAGGAGGTATGA
- a CDS encoding TraB domain-containing protein, producing the protein MSYLRYVRVIGTMHVSPKSREEVIRTILEERPHAVAVELDRTRFIAMGQEREMTFEDALRFGRRGLINYVLAKVEEKLGEEFGMKPGEEMKAAISTARALGVPLYLIDEDINVILGKIAAAPAREKLLMALEALAVFLPIKPGEGMPDPMSEYRTMMMGFKRRYPYLYRVLVEERNEVMVRNLISIVDNLKLQGIKRPRVVAVVGLGHKQGIEHILDRAEERVATSRYFYI; encoded by the coding sequence ATGAGCTACCTTCGCTACGTCAGGGTCATAGGCACGATGCACGTCTCGCCGAAGAGCAGGGAAGAGGTCATCAGGACGATACTGGAGGAGAGGCCCCACGCCGTCGCGGTGGAGCTCGACAGAACCCGCTTCATTGCCATGGGCCAGGAGAGGGAGATGACCTTCGAGGACGCGCTCCGCTTCGGGAGGCGGGGACTGATAAACTACGTCCTGGCCAAGGTTGAGGAGAAACTCGGAGAGGAGTTTGGCATGAAGCCGGGGGAGGAAATGAAGGCGGCCATAAGCACCGCCCGGGCCCTCGGCGTGCCTCTTTACCTCATCGACGAGGACATAAACGTCATACTGGGGAAGATAGCGGCCGCCCCCGCCAGAGAAAAGCTCCTGATGGCCCTCGAAGCCCTCGCTGTCTTTCTGCCCATCAAGCCCGGCGAGGGCATGCCAGACCCCATGAGCGAGTACAGAACCATGATGATGGGCTTCAAACGCCGCTATCCGTACCTCTACCGCGTCCTGGTCGAGGAGAGGAACGAGGTCATGGTCAGAAACCTCATCTCGATAGTCGATAACCTGAAGCTCCAGGGGATTAAGAGGCCCAGAGTGGTGGCAGTGGTGGGCCTCGGCCACAAGCAGGGTATCGAGCACATCCTTGACCGGGCGGAAGAAAGGGTCGCAACCAGTCGTTACTTTTATATTTGA
- a CDS encoding OsmC family protein, giving the protein MERLEYKAELEWDGNVGSTAKVREFTFKIDTNTDGRNAGPNPTEYLLSAIGGCLTVNWGRLIKKMRLDVEGFKVEVRGWRTRDEPQLREITYKITVFTNEPERKILRVKELAEKYGTVFNTVGAEKINGEVEIVRP; this is encoded by the coding sequence ATGGAGAGGCTTGAGTACAAGGCCGAGCTTGAGTGGGACGGCAACGTCGGGAGCACTGCTAAAGTTAGAGAGTTCACCTTCAAAATTGACACCAACACCGACGGCCGCAATGCTGGCCCGAACCCGACCGAGTACCTCCTCTCGGCCATAGGCGGATGTCTGACGGTGAACTGGGGGCGGCTCATCAAGAAGATGCGTCTGGACGTGGAGGGCTTCAAGGTCGAGGTCAGGGGATGGCGCACGAGGGACGAGCCCCAGCTGAGAGAGATAACCTACAAGATCACCGTTTTCACGAACGAGCCGGAGAGAAAGATACTCCGCGTCAAGGAGCTCGCCGAGAAGTACGGGACGGTCTTCAACACAGTCGGAGCGGAGAAAATAAATGGGGAAGTCGAGATAGTCAGACCGTAG
- a CDS encoding arsenic resistance protein, with the protein MNWLKLSNNLKKNLLWYSLVAIAVGWLLGLAFPGFAKAHKVGLSSLTTLLVFLMIYPMMINLNLGRIPQVMKEPRPVLLSLAYNFVLTPIIGFLLVKGFIHDPNLALGFLLVMLVPGSSMSIGYTGLAGGDLEVATVALGVNFLLIPVMLPLWIKLLGSAYSVPVPLSLLLRTVFIMLILPMLLGDLTRRALIRRLGPERFLSLKPLFGAITMSTMLVLVGLIFFMKAELLLSKWTLLVELAVVNTVYMVIMLGLITWLDRALGLKYGEHMAIAFLSVGKNNGTAIAIATLAFEPLVAIPAATLPIFQIIFLILYLKAAERIKCIFETCSEGGTPATV; encoded by the coding sequence ATGAACTGGCTGAAGCTCTCCAACAACCTGAAAAAGAACCTCCTATGGTACTCGCTGGTTGCAATAGCCGTGGGCTGGCTCCTTGGGCTAGCCTTTCCCGGGTTTGCCAAGGCCCACAAGGTGGGACTGAGCTCTTTAACCACCCTCCTAGTGTTCCTTATGATCTACCCGATGATGATTAACCTCAACCTCGGGCGTATCCCTCAAGTTATGAAAGAACCGAGGCCAGTACTCCTGAGCTTGGCGTACAACTTCGTCCTGACGCCCATAATAGGGTTCCTCCTCGTTAAGGGCTTCATTCACGACCCGAACCTTGCCCTGGGCTTTCTCCTGGTCATGCTCGTCCCCGGCTCCTCTATGAGCATAGGCTACACCGGACTGGCCGGTGGAGACCTTGAAGTTGCTACCGTTGCCCTCGGCGTCAACTTCCTTCTGATACCCGTGATGCTCCCCCTGTGGATAAAACTCTTGGGGAGTGCTTACAGCGTCCCGGTTCCACTTTCACTGCTGCTCAGGACGGTCTTCATCATGCTAATCCTGCCGATGCTCCTCGGGGACCTGACGAGGAGGGCACTCATAAGAAGGCTCGGCCCGGAGCGCTTCCTGTCGCTGAAGCCACTCTTTGGGGCCATAACGATGTCCACAATGCTCGTCCTCGTCGGCCTGATATTCTTTATGAAGGCCGAACTCCTGCTGAGCAAGTGGACGCTTCTCGTCGAGCTTGCCGTCGTGAACACGGTCTACATGGTGATCATGCTCGGCCTCATCACGTGGCTAGACAGAGCCCTTGGCCTGAAGTACGGGGAGCACATGGCCATCGCTTTCCTCAGCGTCGGCAAGAACAACGGGACGGCAATAGCGATTGCCACCCTCGCATTCGAGCCCCTGGTGGCGATTCCAGCCGCTACGCTCCCAATATTCCAGATAATCTTCCTCATCCTATACCTGAAGGCCGCTGAGAGGATTAAATGTATCTTCGAGACGTGCAGCGAGGGAGGAACTCCAGCTACGGTCTGA
- a CDS encoding NifB/NifX family molybdenum-iron cluster-binding protein: MVKTLVAVPTSKGGLDDEVHKSLVRAETFTLVEVEDGAVKDVKVIENPYRQEPYGAGSKVALFLVNLGINAIISRTDCPKGKMILDSAGIKMVVLDTPMKVGDVLRKLR; the protein is encoded by the coding sequence GTGGTGAAAACGCTGGTTGCGGTTCCTACTTCAAAGGGCGGTCTCGACGATGAAGTTCACAAGAGTTTGGTGAGGGCCGAAACGTTTACGCTTGTTGAGGTTGAAGACGGAGCTGTAAAGGACGTTAAAGTCATTGAGAACCCCTACAGGCAGGAGCCTTATGGAGCAGGCTCAAAAGTTGCCCTCTTTCTGGTCAACCTCGGCATCAACGCCATAATATCAAGAACGGACTGCCCTAAGGGTAAGATGATTTTGGATTCAGCTGGGATTAAGATGGTTGTCCTCGATACCCCCATGAAAGTGGGAGATGTCCTTCGGAAGCTTCGTTGA
- a CDS encoding site-2 protease family protein, which produces MDYRAWKGSRKNELEDFAISFLVLVLLFSNFDPRQLPYALVAVLTAFLSHELAHRQVARRYGYKAYYKRWDTGIMIALLFGLLTRVLTGSTWIFAALGAVYIYTPYQYWEDKEAYGKISLAGPATNIAVGFLSLLILKSLYLSPFAWRVLWTTVVVNLWLAFFNLLPFPPLDGYNVTRWNTGVWAASIGLAYLLYRLP; this is translated from the coding sequence ATGGACTACCGCGCTTGGAAGGGGAGCAGAAAGAATGAACTCGAGGACTTTGCGATTTCTTTCTTGGTACTCGTTCTACTCTTCTCAAACTTTGATCCCAGACAGTTGCCCTACGCCCTTGTGGCGGTTCTTACGGCATTCCTCTCCCATGAGCTCGCCCACAGGCAGGTGGCAAGACGCTACGGTTATAAGGCGTACTACAAACGTTGGGACACGGGGATAATGATAGCCCTCCTGTTCGGCCTCCTAACGAGGGTTCTAACGGGGAGCACATGGATATTCGCCGCCCTCGGGGCTGTCTACATATACACCCCCTACCAGTACTGGGAAGATAAGGAAGCGTACGGAAAGATAAGCCTTGCAGGCCCGGCCACCAACATAGCCGTCGGCTTCCTCTCACTGCTGATCCTGAAGTCCCTTTATCTTTCCCCATTTGCATGGAGAGTCCTCTGGACGACCGTGGTAGTGAACCTCTGGCTGGCGTTTTTCAACCTTCTCCCCTTTCCACCGCTCGACGGATATAATGTCACGCGCTGGAACACCGGCGTCTGGGCGGCTTCCATCGGCCTTGCCTACCTCCTTTACAGACTTCCATAA
- a CDS encoding cation diffusion facilitator family transporter: MGHHHHHGELKGRMAFSIALNLVITIAEVIGGILSGSLSLLSDSLHNFSDSMSLLASYFAIKIGERRANEKYTFGYKRAEILVAFINSAVLVGVSLFLLVEAYRRFKNPEPIDGPLMLGVALIGLGANLISVLLLHSHAHESMNVRSAYLHLMSDTLSSVAVVVGGVLIIKWNVTWVDPLVTVFISLYILREGYEILKESVEVLMEASPELDFEVIKREIESIPGVKNAHHFHAWRIGEKEIHFECHVEVDDMPVSKGQAIIDEVEERLRKYGITHVTVQLEVNRCTSKNVICNEEKRS; the protein is encoded by the coding sequence ATGGGCCATCACCATCATCACGGCGAGCTTAAGGGGAGGATGGCCTTCTCGATAGCTCTCAACTTGGTCATCACGATTGCCGAAGTAATCGGTGGAATCCTCTCGGGAAGCCTCTCCCTCCTCAGCGATTCCCTCCACAACTTCAGTGACTCGATGAGTTTACTCGCGAGCTACTTCGCGATAAAAATCGGCGAGAGAAGGGCCAACGAGAAGTACACCTTTGGGTACAAGAGGGCCGAAATCCTCGTTGCCTTCATAAACTCCGCCGTCCTCGTTGGGGTTTCCCTCTTCCTCCTTGTTGAGGCTTACAGGCGCTTCAAAAACCCGGAGCCGATAGACGGTCCGCTTATGCTGGGGGTTGCCTTAATAGGCCTTGGCGCCAACCTCATCTCCGTTCTCCTCCTCCACAGCCACGCTCACGAGAGCATGAATGTCCGCTCCGCTTATCTGCACCTCATGAGCGACACCCTCTCTTCCGTGGCGGTCGTCGTCGGTGGGGTTTTGATAATCAAGTGGAACGTCACCTGGGTTGACCCGCTCGTTACGGTCTTCATATCGCTCTACATCCTGAGGGAGGGCTACGAGATACTGAAGGAGAGCGTTGAGGTTCTAATGGAGGCTTCTCCAGAGCTCGACTTCGAGGTGATAAAAAGGGAAATCGAGTCCATCCCGGGAGTTAAGAACGCCCACCACTTCCATGCCTGGCGGATTGGGGAGAAGGAAATCCACTTCGAGTGCCACGTTGAGGTTGACGACATGCCGGTAAGTAAAGGCCAGGCCATAATAGACGAGGTCGAGGAAAGGCTGAGGAAGTACGGGATAACTCACGTGACGGTTCAGCTTGAGGTGAACCGGTGCACCAGTAAGAACGTGATATGCAATGAAGAAAAGAGAAGCTAA
- a CDS encoding ribonuclease Z, with protein MLEVFFLGTGGIMPTKERNVPAIALRYKGEIILFDAGEGTMRQMNTAKLSPMKVEKIFITHFHGDHYLGLAALIQTMNLWDREKPLHIYGPKYTFEFVQHFLNSGFFRPGFDIHVHELGETRLKFGDYEIWSFKVEHGIPALGYVFKERDKRGKFLPEKLREYGLSEGPILGKLEREGQIEWNGRVIRLEDVTGPRKKGLKVVYTGDTEPAERVRLFAERADLLIHEATYLNPGDRGESYHSTVEEACDIARKAKVKLLALFHRAFRYTYEEYVREAERICGDFGVNFIVPKDFDVITFKSGSWELRNLLEERG; from the coding sequence ATGCTCGAAGTCTTCTTCCTCGGCACCGGCGGTATAATGCCCACAAAGGAGAGAAACGTGCCAGCGATAGCCCTCCGCTACAAAGGTGAGATAATCCTCTTCGATGCCGGGGAAGGCACGATGAGGCAGATGAACACCGCAAAGCTGAGCCCGATGAAGGTTGAGAAGATTTTCATAACCCACTTCCACGGCGACCACTACCTCGGACTGGCTGCATTAATCCAGACTATGAACCTCTGGGATAGGGAGAAGCCACTCCATATCTACGGGCCCAAGTACACCTTCGAGTTCGTGCAACACTTTCTAAACAGCGGCTTCTTTCGGCCCGGTTTTGATATACACGTCCACGAGCTCGGCGAGACCCGCTTAAAGTTCGGTGACTACGAAATCTGGTCCTTCAAGGTTGAACACGGCATTCCAGCCCTCGGCTACGTCTTCAAGGAGAGGGACAAACGCGGGAAGTTTCTGCCAGAGAAGTTGAGGGAATACGGCCTGAGCGAGGGGCCAATCCTTGGGAAGCTTGAGAGAGAAGGCCAAATCGAGTGGAACGGCCGTGTAATCCGCCTTGAGGACGTTACCGGGCCAAGGAAGAAGGGGCTGAAGGTGGTCTACACGGGCGACACGGAACCGGCTGAGAGGGTGAGGCTCTTCGCAGAGAGGGCCGACCTTCTGATCCACGAGGCGACCTACCTGAATCCCGGCGACAGGGGCGAGAGCTACCACTCCACAGTAGAAGAGGCCTGCGATATAGCCAGAAAGGCGAAGGTGAAGCTCCTCGCGCTCTTCCACAGGGCCTTCCGCTACACCTACGAGGAATACGTGAGGGAAGCGGAGAGGATATGCGGGGACTTCGGGGTGAACTTTATCGTCCCAAAGGACTTCGACGTGATAACCTTCAAATCCGGCTCCTGGGAGCTGAGGAATCTCCTGGAGGAGAGAGGATGA
- a CDS encoding ADP-specific glucokinase has protein sequence MMTWDALYSSAFEAVRSRIGRVGRVLLAYNTNIDAIKYLDGRDLEGRIEKAGKDEVLRYADGLPERIENVPQLLGSILWSIKRGKAAELFVESCSTRFYMKRWGWDELRMGGQVGIMANLLGGVYGVPVIAHVPQLSKLQADLFKDGPIYVPKVENGSLKLVQPRNFAGDEENCFHYIYEFPRGFGVFDFEAPRENRFIGSADDYNPNVYIRPEFRERFGEIASEAELAVISGLQALTKENYRQPFEIIEEHLKVLNEKGIPVHLEFAFTPDETVRKAILGLLGKFWSVGLNEVELASIMEVMGEKSLAEKLLSHDPVDPIAVTEAMLKLAEKTGVKRIHFHTYGYYLALTDYKGDFVRDALLFAALAAAAKAKLGDVRSIDDVIKAMDVPVNEKAKPVEEALVREYGMRDGIAEVNGYQLAFIPTKIVAKPKSTVGIGDTISSSAFVGEFALR, from the coding sequence ATGATGACCTGGGACGCTCTTTACTCATCCGCTTTTGAGGCCGTCAGGAGCAGGATTGGAAGGGTCGGAAGGGTTCTTTTGGCATACAACACCAACATCGACGCAATAAAGTATCTCGACGGGAGAGACCTGGAGGGACGGATTGAAAAGGCCGGGAAGGACGAGGTTCTCCGCTACGCAGATGGGCTTCCTGAAAGGATAGAGAACGTCCCCCAGCTCCTCGGCTCGATACTCTGGAGCATAAAGAGGGGGAAAGCGGCCGAGCTCTTCGTTGAAAGCTGCTCCACGCGCTTTTACATGAAGCGCTGGGGCTGGGACGAGCTGAGGATGGGCGGCCAGGTCGGCATAATGGCCAACCTCCTCGGCGGTGTCTACGGCGTTCCGGTCATAGCCCACGTCCCCCAGCTTTCGAAACTCCAGGCGGACCTCTTCAAGGACGGGCCGATTTACGTGCCAAAGGTTGAAAACGGCTCACTCAAGCTCGTCCAACCAAGGAACTTCGCCGGGGACGAGGAGAACTGCTTCCACTACATCTACGAGTTTCCGAGGGGTTTCGGGGTCTTCGACTTCGAGGCACCGAGGGAGAACCGCTTCATAGGCTCGGCCGACGACTACAACCCGAACGTCTACATAAGGCCGGAGTTCAGGGAGAGGTTTGGGGAGATAGCCAGCGAGGCAGAGCTGGCAGTAATCAGCGGCCTCCAGGCGCTCACGAAGGAAAACTACCGCCAGCCGTTTGAAATCATCGAGGAACACCTCAAGGTTCTGAACGAGAAGGGCATTCCCGTCCACCTCGAGTTCGCGTTCACGCCAGATGAAACTGTTAGAAAGGCAATCCTGGGCTTACTCGGAAAGTTCTGGAGCGTTGGACTTAACGAGGTCGAGCTGGCATCGATAATGGAGGTTATGGGCGAGAAAAGCCTCGCTGAGAAGCTTCTCTCTCACGATCCCGTTGACCCGATAGCCGTCACTGAGGCCATGCTCAAGCTCGCTGAAAAAACCGGCGTGAAGAGGATACACTTCCACACCTACGGCTACTACCTCGCGCTGACAGACTACAAAGGCGACTTCGTCCGCGATGCCCTCCTCTTCGCGGCCCTGGCTGCTGCGGCAAAGGCGAAGCTCGGCGATGTGCGCTCGATAGACGACGTTATAAAGGCCATGGACGTTCCGGTCAATGAGAAGGCAAAGCCCGTGGAAGAGGCCCTTGTGAGGGAATACGGCATGAGAGACGGGATAGCAGAGGTTAACGGCTACCAGCTCGCATTCATCCCAACGAAGATAGTGGCAAAGCCAAAGTCCACCGTAGGAATCGGCGACACCATCTCCAGCTCTGCCTTCGTGGGCGAGTTCGCCCTCCGTTGA
- the pgiA gene encoding glucose-6-phosphate isomerase — MEYKNPIGVNIDLETGVIPGAKKLVRRLSSLKGYFLDEEAYNELLKDDPVVYEVYAVEQDEKDGDLNFATTVLYPGKVGKEFFFTKGHFHSKADRAEIYYGIKGKGGMLLQTPEGKAEWIPMGPGTVVYVPPYWAHRTVNTGDEPFIFLAVYPADAGHDYGSIAEKGFSKIVIEENGEVKVVDNPRWRE; from the coding sequence ATGGAGTATAAGAACCCGATTGGAGTTAACATAGACCTTGAGACCGGCGTCATTCCCGGGGCGAAGAAGCTCGTCAGGAGGCTCAGCAGCCTGAAGGGTTACTTCCTCGACGAGGAGGCCTACAACGAGCTCCTCAAGGACGACCCGGTCGTTTACGAGGTCTACGCTGTGGAGCAGGACGAGAAGGACGGCGACCTCAACTTTGCCACAACCGTCCTCTACCCAGGCAAGGTCGGCAAGGAGTTCTTCTTCACGAAGGGACACTTCCACTCAAAGGCCGACAGGGCAGAGATATACTACGGCATCAAGGGGAAGGGCGGAATGCTCCTCCAGACACCGGAAGGAAAGGCCGAGTGGATACCGATGGGCCCCGGAACCGTCGTCTACGTCCCTCCCTACTGGGCGCACAGGACTGTCAACACTGGCGACGAGCCATTCATCTTCCTCGCGGTTTACCCGGCTGACGCCGGCCACGACTATGGAAGCATAGCTGAGAAGGGCTTCTCTAAGATCGTTATCGAGGAGAACGGAGAAGTTAAGGTGGTGGACAACCCGCGCTGGAGGGAGTGA